One Ricinus communis isolate WT05 ecotype wild-type chromosome 1, ASM1957865v1, whole genome shotgun sequence DNA window includes the following coding sequences:
- the LOC8259376 gene encoding probable WRKY transcription factor 46, giving the protein MEKHTLIGELTQGKELTEQLKHHLNPASSLQTREFLVGKIISSYEKALSLLNCGASFDVHHNPNICISESMHPIHKRSPRSEIPDEDCKDQAQKNVFKKRKTQQRCTEQVKVCSGTGLDGPLDDGYSWRKYGQKDILGAKFPRGYYRCTHRHSQGCLAIKQVQRSDENPSIFEVTYRRRHTCVQASHSAMSNDNPKQNQGHPQLQQEKPHNKEKPIPTTMEEFLNSEGLIVKTENLDTGEEIFPSFSFLDALIDKHNEENSFVGSLSPTFISPATSESNYFSTSSCQFDTLGIGYNVQTPESELTEIGSVPTSVTNSPIGDFDFSNMDLETSFQFGNLELEFLA; this is encoded by the exons ATGGAAAAGCATACTCTCATCGGTGAACTAACACAAGGGAAGGAGCTCACGGAACAGCTCAAACACCATCTTAACCCTGCATCGTCACTTCAAACTCGTGAATTCCTTGTTGGAAAGATAATTTCTTCTTATGAGAAAGCACTTTCTTTGCTGAATTGTGGTGCTAGTTTTGATGTTCACCATAACCCCAATATTTGCATATCAGAATCGATGCACCCAATTCATAAGCGTAGCCCGAGAAGTGAAATCCCTGATGAAGACTGCAAAGACCAAGCTCAGAAAAATGTATtcaagaaaag AAAGACACAGCAAAGATGTACAGAACAAGTGAAGGTGTGTTCAGGAACAGGACTAGATGGTCCGCTTGATGATGGTTATAGCTGGAGGAAATATGGTCAAAAAGATATTCTTGGAGCTAAATTTCCAAG GGGATATTATAGATGCACTCACCGTCACTCGCAAGGTTGTTTGGCGATAAAGCAAGTACAAAGATCAGACGAGAACCCTTCAATTTTTGAAGTGACCTATCGACGAAGGCATACGTGCGTCCAAGCTTCGCACTCAGCAATGTCTAATGACAACCCTAAACAGAACCAAGGACATCCTCAGCTACAACAAGAAAAGCCACATAATAAAGAGAAGCCAATACCAACAACAATGGAGGAGTTCCTTAACTCGGAAGGACTTATAGTTAAAACTGAGAATTTGGATACTGGGGAGGAAATCTTTCCATCCTTTTCCTTCCTGGATGCATTGATCGACAAACATAATGAAGAAAACAGTTTCGTGGGCAGCCTTTCTCCGACATTTATATCTCCAGCGACTTCCGAGTCCAACTATTTCTCGACGTCGTCTTGCCAGTTTGACACCCTAGGAATAGGCTACAATGTGCAGACTCCAGAGTCGGAACTCACGGAGATAGGCTCGGTTCCGACTTCGGTCACTAATTCTCCAATAGGGGATTTTGACTTCTCTAACATGGATCTCGAAACCAGTTTCCAATTTGGCAACTTGGAGTTGGAATTCCTTGCTTAG